Proteins from a genomic interval of Xylocopa sonorina isolate GNS202 chromosome 4, iyXylSono1_principal, whole genome shotgun sequence:
- the Awh gene encoding LIM/homeobox protein arrowhead isoform X1: protein MTSDGVCEGTGPNIATAENPGGLIGPEMSPSVMECGGCGEHVRERTVLCVGGRTWHSRCLRCCACARPLHDQHSCFLKGMRLYCRHDYALTFGAKCAKCGRSVGAGDWVRRARERVYHLACFACDACSRQLSTGEQFALLDARLLCKAHYLDVVEGNNTSSDEGGDSESGHKSGNKAKRVRTTFTEEQLSVLQANFQLDSNPDGQDLERIAHVTGLSKRVTQVWFQNSRARQKKHLHTGKMKGQHVHQSPPNSATSTGDFGRHINLHLTYSFQHQQQHHHAQQPPQLSPATCKSPAPSIYHNHGLLCIATPSTLSSGSEQSMDELSQDSMMLSMPNEV, encoded by the exons ATGACGAGCGACGGCGTCTGCGAAGGTACCGGTCCGAATATCGCTACAGCCGAGAATCCTGGCGGTCTCATAGGACCGGAAATGTCGCCTAGCGTGATGGAGTGCGGCGGATGCGGAGAACACGTCCGCGAGCGCACGGTCCTCTGCGTTGGCGGTCGCACTTGGCATTCTAGGTGTCTGAGGTGCTGCGCTTGTGCCAGGCCTCTCCACGACCAGCACTCCTGCTTCCTGAAGGGCATGCGACTCTACTGCAGGCACGACTACGCtct AACGTTTGGCGCGAAATGCGCGAAATGTGGCCGAAGCGTGGGTGCCGGCGACTGGGTGAGAAGAGCCAGGGAGAGGGTGTACCACTTGGCGTGCTTCGCATGCGACGCCTGTTCTCGTCAACTGTCCACGGGTGAACAGTTCGCGTTACTAGACGCTAGGCTGCTCTGCAAAGCTCACTACTTGGACGTCGTCGAAGGCAACAACACTTCGTCCGATG AAGGTGGTGACTCCGAGAGCGGTCACAAGAGCGGTAACAAGGCGAAGAGAGTGAGAACCACGTTCACGGAGGAGCAGCTCTCCGTTCTCCAGGCGAACTTCCAGCTGGACAGCAATCCGGATGGCCAAGACCTCGAGAGGATAGCGCATGTCACGGGGCTCAGCAAAAGAGTTACGCAGGTTTGGTTCCAGAATTCTAGGGCGAGGCAGAAGAAGCATCTGCACACGGGCAAAATGAAAGGGCAACATG TTCATCAATCACCGCCGAATTCTGCCACGTCCACCGGCGATTTCGGCAGACACATCAATTTGCATCTGACCTATTCCTTCCAACATCAACAGCAACACCATCACGCCCAACAACCGCCGCAGCTGAGTCCAGCCACGTGCAAAAGTCCTGCACCCTCGATTTATCACAATCACG GTCTACTCTGTATCGCAACACCGTCAACTCTGTCTTCAGGCTCGGAACAATCGATGGACGAACTCTCGCAAGACTCGATGATGTTATCGATGCCCAACGAGGTTTAA
- the Awh gene encoding LIM/homeobox protein arrowhead isoform X2, whose product MTSDGVCEGTGPNIATAENPGGLIGPEMSPSVMECGGCGEHVRERTVLCVGGRTWHSRCLRCCACARPLHDQHSCFLKGMRLYCRHDYALTFGAKCAKCGRSVGAGDWVRRARERVYHLACFACDACSRQLSTGEQFALLDARLLCKAHYLDVVEGNNTSSDGGDSESGHKSGNKAKRVRTTFTEEQLSVLQANFQLDSNPDGQDLERIAHVTGLSKRVTQVWFQNSRARQKKHLHTGKMKGQHVHQSPPNSATSTGDFGRHINLHLTYSFQHQQQHHHAQQPPQLSPATCKSPAPSIYHNHGLLCIATPSTLSSGSEQSMDELSQDSMMLSMPNEV is encoded by the exons ATGACGAGCGACGGCGTCTGCGAAGGTACCGGTCCGAATATCGCTACAGCCGAGAATCCTGGCGGTCTCATAGGACCGGAAATGTCGCCTAGCGTGATGGAGTGCGGCGGATGCGGAGAACACGTCCGCGAGCGCACGGTCCTCTGCGTTGGCGGTCGCACTTGGCATTCTAGGTGTCTGAGGTGCTGCGCTTGTGCCAGGCCTCTCCACGACCAGCACTCCTGCTTCCTGAAGGGCATGCGACTCTACTGCAGGCACGACTACGCtct AACGTTTGGCGCGAAATGCGCGAAATGTGGCCGAAGCGTGGGTGCCGGCGACTGGGTGAGAAGAGCCAGGGAGAGGGTGTACCACTTGGCGTGCTTCGCATGCGACGCCTGTTCTCGTCAACTGTCCACGGGTGAACAGTTCGCGTTACTAGACGCTAGGCTGCTCTGCAAAGCTCACTACTTGGACGTCGTCGAAGGCAACAACACTTCGTCCGATG GTGGTGACTCCGAGAGCGGTCACAAGAGCGGTAACAAGGCGAAGAGAGTGAGAACCACGTTCACGGAGGAGCAGCTCTCCGTTCTCCAGGCGAACTTCCAGCTGGACAGCAATCCGGATGGCCAAGACCTCGAGAGGATAGCGCATGTCACGGGGCTCAGCAAAAGAGTTACGCAGGTTTGGTTCCAGAATTCTAGGGCGAGGCAGAAGAAGCATCTGCACACGGGCAAAATGAAAGGGCAACATG TTCATCAATCACCGCCGAATTCTGCCACGTCCACCGGCGATTTCGGCAGACACATCAATTTGCATCTGACCTATTCCTTCCAACATCAACAGCAACACCATCACGCCCAACAACCGCCGCAGCTGAGTCCAGCCACGTGCAAAAGTCCTGCACCCTCGATTTATCACAATCACG GTCTACTCTGTATCGCAACACCGTCAACTCTGTCTTCAGGCTCGGAACAATCGATGGACGAACTCTCGCAAGACTCGATGATGTTATCGATGCCCAACGAGGTTTAA
- the LOC143422885 gene encoding LIM/homeobox protein Awh isoform X2, with product MEMDCGGCGESVRERTVLCVGGRTWHSRCLKCCACARPLHDQHSCFLRGMRLYCRHDYALTFGAKCAKCGRSVGAGDWVRRARERVYHLACFACDACSRQLSTGEQFALLDARLLCKAHYLDVVEGNNTSSSEDCDSEHGGKGSKTKRVRTTFTEEQLSVLQANFQLDSNPDGQDLERIAHVTGLSKRVTQVWFQNSRARQKKHSGKIKTQMHHSPPMQHHPGDLYSTGVTMVGAYLGGYQGGSAGSESPGSPLTPLTPLTPLTPTTPNHLQAQFCHQTG from the exons ATGGAAATGGACTGCGGTGGTTGCGGGGAAAGCGTCCGCGAGCGCACCGTCCTCTGTGTAGGGGGTCGTACCTGGCATTCCAGGTGCCTGAAATGTTGCGCTTGTGCAAGACCCCTGCACGATCAGCACTCCTGTTTCCTTCGAGGGATGCGGCTTTACTGCAGGCACGACTACGCCTT AACGTTTGGAGCAAAATGCGCGAAATGCGGTCGAAGCGTGGGTGCCGGCGACTGGGTTAGAAGAGCCAGGGAGAGGGTGTACCACTTGGCGTGCTTCGCTTGCGACGCCTGTTCTCGTCAGTTGTCGACGGGGGAGCAATTCGCGTTGTTAGACGCGAGGCTGCTCTGCAAGGCTCATTATTTGGACGTGGTCGAGGGAAACAACACCTCCTCCTCGGAGGACTGCGACTCTGAGCACGGCGGTAAAGGTAGCAAGACGAAGAGGGTCAGGACGACTTTCACGGAGGAGCAGCTCTCGGTTTTGCAAGCGAACTTTCAATTGGACAGCAATCCCGATGGCCAGGATCTCGAGAGAATAGCGCATGTCACGGGGCTCAGCAAACGGGTGACGCAAGTCTGGTTTCAGAACTCGAGGGCCAGGCAGAAGAAGCACAGTGGAAAGATCAAGACTCAAA TGCACCATTCACCACCGATGCAACACCATCCAGGAGACTTGTATTCCACCGGGGTGACGATGGTGGGCGCCTATTTGGGTGGCTATCAAGGTGGTAGCGCGGGGAGCGAGAGTCCTGGCAGCCCGCTGACGCCTCTGACGCCATTAACGCCTCTAACCCCAACGACGCCCAATCACCTTCAGGCCCAGTTCTGTCACCAAACGGGGTAA
- the LOC143422885 gene encoding LIM/homeobox protein Awh isoform X1, with protein MKTEIETETDCTDSILCSNNNNVNTNNNNVASIKKTNGNISNDSHDGMEMDCGGCGESVRERTVLCVGGRTWHSRCLKCCACARPLHDQHSCFLRGMRLYCRHDYALTFGAKCAKCGRSVGAGDWVRRARERVYHLACFACDACSRQLSTGEQFALLDARLLCKAHYLDVVEGNNTSSSEDCDSEHGGKGSKTKRVRTTFTEEQLSVLQANFQLDSNPDGQDLERIAHVTGLSKRVTQVWFQNSRARQKKHSGKIKTQMHHSPPMQHHPGDLYSTGVTMVGAYLGGYQGGSAGSESPGSPLTPLTPLTPLTPTTPNHLQAQFCHQTG; from the exons ACCGAAATCGAAACGGAGACAGACTGCACGGACAGCATTCTCTGTTCGAACAACAACAACGTAAATACCAACAACAATAACGTAGCCAGTATCAAGAAGACGAATGGCAATATCAGTAACGACAGCCACGATGGGATGGAAATGGACTGCGGTGGTTGCGGGGAAAGCGTCCGCGAGCGCACCGTCCTCTGTGTAGGGGGTCGTACCTGGCATTCCAGGTGCCTGAAATGTTGCGCTTGTGCAAGACCCCTGCACGATCAGCACTCCTGTTTCCTTCGAGGGATGCGGCTTTACTGCAGGCACGACTACGCCTT AACGTTTGGAGCAAAATGCGCGAAATGCGGTCGAAGCGTGGGTGCCGGCGACTGGGTTAGAAGAGCCAGGGAGAGGGTGTACCACTTGGCGTGCTTCGCTTGCGACGCCTGTTCTCGTCAGTTGTCGACGGGGGAGCAATTCGCGTTGTTAGACGCGAGGCTGCTCTGCAAGGCTCATTATTTGGACGTGGTCGAGGGAAACAACACCTCCTCCTCGGAGGACTGCGACTCTGAGCACGGCGGTAAAGGTAGCAAGACGAAGAGGGTCAGGACGACTTTCACGGAGGAGCAGCTCTCGGTTTTGCAAGCGAACTTTCAATTGGACAGCAATCCCGATGGCCAGGATCTCGAGAGAATAGCGCATGTCACGGGGCTCAGCAAACGGGTGACGCAAGTCTGGTTTCAGAACTCGAGGGCCAGGCAGAAGAAGCACAGTGGAAAGATCAAGACTCAAA TGCACCATTCACCACCGATGCAACACCATCCAGGAGACTTGTATTCCACCGGGGTGACGATGGTGGGCGCCTATTTGGGTGGCTATCAAGGTGGTAGCGCGGGGAGCGAGAGTCCTGGCAGCCCGCTGACGCCTCTGACGCCATTAACGCCTCTAACCCCAACGACGCCCAATCACCTTCAGGCCCAGTTCTGTCACCAAACGGGGTAA
- the Awh gene encoding LIM/homeobox protein arrowhead isoform X3 has protein sequence MTSDGVCEGTGPNIATAENPGGLIGPEMSPSVMECGGCGEHVRERTVLCVGGRTWHSRCLRCCACARPLHDQHSCFLKGMRLYCRHDYALTFGAKCAKCGRSVGAGDWVRRARERVYHLACFACDACSRQLSTGEQFALLDARLLCKAHYLDVVEGNNTSSDEGGDSESGHKSGNKAKRVRTTFTEEQLSVLQANFQLDSNPDGQDLERIAHVTGLSKRVTQVWFQNSRARQKKHLHTGKMKGQHVHQSPPNSATSTGDFGRHINLHLTYSFQHQQQHHHAQQPPQLSPATCKSPAPSIYHNHGSEQSMDELSQDSMMLSMPNEV, from the exons ATGACGAGCGACGGCGTCTGCGAAGGTACCGGTCCGAATATCGCTACAGCCGAGAATCCTGGCGGTCTCATAGGACCGGAAATGTCGCCTAGCGTGATGGAGTGCGGCGGATGCGGAGAACACGTCCGCGAGCGCACGGTCCTCTGCGTTGGCGGTCGCACTTGGCATTCTAGGTGTCTGAGGTGCTGCGCTTGTGCCAGGCCTCTCCACGACCAGCACTCCTGCTTCCTGAAGGGCATGCGACTCTACTGCAGGCACGACTACGCtct AACGTTTGGCGCGAAATGCGCGAAATGTGGCCGAAGCGTGGGTGCCGGCGACTGGGTGAGAAGAGCCAGGGAGAGGGTGTACCACTTGGCGTGCTTCGCATGCGACGCCTGTTCTCGTCAACTGTCCACGGGTGAACAGTTCGCGTTACTAGACGCTAGGCTGCTCTGCAAAGCTCACTACTTGGACGTCGTCGAAGGCAACAACACTTCGTCCGATG AAGGTGGTGACTCCGAGAGCGGTCACAAGAGCGGTAACAAGGCGAAGAGAGTGAGAACCACGTTCACGGAGGAGCAGCTCTCCGTTCTCCAGGCGAACTTCCAGCTGGACAGCAATCCGGATGGCCAAGACCTCGAGAGGATAGCGCATGTCACGGGGCTCAGCAAAAGAGTTACGCAGGTTTGGTTCCAGAATTCTAGGGCGAGGCAGAAGAAGCATCTGCACACGGGCAAAATGAAAGGGCAACATG TTCATCAATCACCGCCGAATTCTGCCACGTCCACCGGCGATTTCGGCAGACACATCAATTTGCATCTGACCTATTCCTTCCAACATCAACAGCAACACCATCACGCCCAACAACCGCCGCAGCTGAGTCCAGCCACGTGCAAAAGTCCTGCACCCTCGATTTATCACAATCACG GCTCGGAACAATCGATGGACGAACTCTCGCAAGACTCGATGATGTTATCGATGCCCAACGAGGTTTAA